Part of the Methylomonas rapida genome is shown below.
CAAATCGACACGCTTGAGCACCAGCTCGGTCATCTCGCCGGAGCCGTAGCTCTTACAAATTCCCTGGCAAGTCATGATGCTATTCATCCGTGGAATACCGAGACAGGGTCGAGTTTGAAAATGGCCCGGATCGAAAACCAGGAAGCGCCGAGGCAGCAGAGCAAGGAAAAAGCAATAAGTCCGGCCGACACTAGTGGGGTCGTTTCCAGCGGTATCGGACTACGAGCGGAGGCATTGCTGGCAAGGATAAACAGCACAGTACCAAACAGAATTCCAAGGCCACCCAAACTCAAGCTTTGACTCAGTACAATTTGCCTCAAGGTTTTTTGATGAAAGCCCAAAGCCAGCAACGTGGCATAATTACCGATATGATCTTGGGTAATTGCAAACAAGGTTTGACTCATGATGACTACGCCAACCAGCAAGCCTAATATGGCGGTAATGATCACCGTGATACCAACGCCGGTTTCCAGCATCCAGTATTTGACCGAGCGTTCGGCAAATTCCGATGTGGTAAGTACTTCGACATTGGATACTTCACTGGCGATGCGGTCGCGAACCTCCGTGAGGCTGGCCCCTGGTTCTATTTTGGCTAAAACATAGGAAATTTCTTCATCTTTATAATAGGGCGAATAGCGTAAGGCATTTTCGATTGAGGTAAAAACAAAAGGGGCGGCGGTAAATGTCCTGACTTCGCTGGAGATGCCGCCTAAAATGACCCGATTACCTTCTATCTCTGCCTCGTCGCCAAGGTTGCGTAAGCCCAAGACATCATAGGAAAGTTCGTCGATAATAACTGTCTCGGGCTGTTCAATATTTTCTATATCGCCGGCCAACATTTTCCAGGGGCCGCCGGCGTGTCTAGTATCCAAACCAACAATTTCGACATTAATTCTTTTGCCATCAGGATGTTGCCACGTAGCCCATCCCATCAACATCCCTTCTGCCCAAGCAACACCCGGTATGCTGCTGACTTGCTGTACCCGATGGCGAGGAATGGCGGTACCATAGTCGAAGGCGCGGGTTTGCTCTGCCATCACCCAGATATCGACGCCGGCGTGTCTGATGATTGCGCTATTGGTGTTGATCCAGCCTACCAATAGACCAATTTGGGCTGCGGCCAGGAAAAAGGCGATGGCTATTCCCACGATCGTCATTACGAAGCGCAGCAGGTTGTGCGACAGCATGCGAATCGCGACCGGGATGACGACGGTGTTCATAAGGAAGCCAAATAACCAGTTTCAGATAAGATGAGCGATTTTAAGTAGTACGCCAATGATCAAAGTGGTTTGCAGTAAGCCGACTGCAACTACCCAGCGCACCAGTTCTGCCTTGGTTTCAGCAAGCTTGATTTCAACTGCTTTGACTTCCAGACGTACTTGGCCGATTTCATGCTGTAAGCGGCTCTCTGTCTCCCTGATTTCCAGTCTGACATTTTCAATTTCCTTTTGTAGTTTTCCTTCGACGTGCCTGATTTCCAGTCTGATATTTTCAATTTCCTTTTGTAGTCTTCCTTCGACGTGCCTGATTTCCAGTCTGACATTTTCAATTTCCTTTTGTAGCTTTCCCTCGACTTCCCGGATTTCCTTGAGCAATCGCAATTCGCTTTCACGCATATGGCCTTGCGTGGCCACTTCCTTCAAATGTGGATAACGCTCTTCCAGTTGCTCAAAGGCATCAGCGATCACCTTGGCACGGGTTTTATCCTCGCCGGCTTCGGTGAGTTGTTCATAAAGACGTAAGGCGACACTCATTGAAATTTCCCGTGAAATACCATTGACAGTATAGCAAACAACACAGTACAAACCGACGAGCAAACCAAGAGGAGTGACACAATGACCGTCTTTGATTATCAACAAGCCTTTTCGCGTAACATTGGTTGGGTAACCCAGCAAGAGCAGGAAACATTAAGAAGAAAAAAAATTGCCATCGCAGGGCTTGGTGGAGTAGGGGGCAGTCACTTGTTGACGTTGACGCGTCTTGGTATCGGTGCCTTCCATATCGCCGATTTCGACAAGTTTGAGTTGCCCAATTTTAACCGGCAGGCAGGGGCTACTGTGTCTCATCTGGATCGACCCAAAACCGATGTGTTAGCCGAGATGGCGCTGGATATCAATCCGGAACTGCAAATCAACAAATTTCCACACGGCGTGACCATGGACAACCTGTCAGAATTTTTTACAGGGGTTGATGTTTACGTCGATGCGCTGGATTTTTTTGCCTTTGATGCGAGGGAAAGGGTGTTTGCTTACTGCGCGGAGCACGGAATACCCGCGATTACAGCGGCGCCATTGGGGATGGGCACGGCATTGTTGAATTTTTTGCCAGGCCAAATGACATTTGAGGAATACTTCAGGCTTCAGGGAAAATCGGAAACCGACAAAATTCTGCATTTTTTATTAGGCCTGTCGCCGGCGATGCTGCAGCGTGGTTATTTGGTCGATCAGGGCGCGGTTGATTTGCTGAATCACAAAGGCCCTTCCACGCCGATGGCTTGCGAATTATGTGCCGGTGTGGCGGCGACACAGGCTTTAAAGATTTTGCTAAAAAGAGGAAAGGTTTTAGCCGCTCCTTGGGGGCTTCAATTCGATGCTTATACCAATAAGATGATAAAAACTTGGCGGCCCGGCGGAAACAGGCACCCCATTCAGTGTTTAGGACTGTTTATGGCGAAAAGGCAGTTTTTGCATTTGGGGGGGGGGCAAGAATAAGGTAAGTGCTGCTGAAAGTCGGATTCTATGTTGATTCGGTATGGAGATTCAAAATTCATTGCAAGATTGCAATTTGAGCTTCCCATGTTCCATGGTTGATTGGGATTGACGGCAAGCGGCTTCGATACAAAGAGTGTCAGTTTTTTTTACGGGTTTGAGGAAAAGGAATGAGTATTTTGGGGTTTCTTGTTTTATTTTTATATAAATCAATATCTTGGAATAATTGGCATATGATGTGCTTTATTTTTGGCGTGTTGTCCATTATCTTAACTTGGAGAAATCTAATGAAAATCGCAAATAAACTAGCAGTGGTCATGGCGTTATCGGCGCTATCAATTGGTAACGCGCAGGCTGCGGCAGCAAAAATTAACACGGGTGTGGATCAGAATTTCGATGGAGATTCGGTCACAGATGTTTTCTTTGACTTGGGGCTTTTTCCTAATGCTACTTCAAATTACACAGGCGCTTCACTAGCCGATGGTTTTTTGAACCCAGGTGATATAGCGAATTTTTCTGACTCCGGTCAAGTTTTGGTTCAAGCCTTGAATCCCTTAAGTACTGTCATAAACGATGTTGAAGGTTTTGGTAATTCTTGGACTTTAAATGCGGTTTATTCAGTTTCAGGTACTGCACAGTATTTAGGAACCGTGAACTATGATTTGAATAATATTGCCACGGGAACCCTGTTTAATGCTAATGAAGGTTTCTTACCCACTTTTGTAAGCGGTACTTTAGAGCTTGTTCTTGTTAATCCAAGTAACTCTTTAGGAGCAGGTGTAAATGGAACCAAATTACTTGAATTAACCCTAACCGGAGGGAGTACTTCTATTGGAAATATCCTTCTCAATGGTGTCGTTGATTACTCTTGGTACAATGCTTTAGCCTACAACGCTAACCAGCAATGGCTAATTGAAAATATGTTCCAATTCGCTACTGGGCAGACATTTTTTGCTGCTGGTTCCGGAACAAATATTGGTAAACTTGCATGGCGAGATGATTTCAATATCGATCCAAATCTGGTTCCAAGGTTTGGACAAAGTAATTTCTATGCTCCAGAAGGCACAAAGTCTAAAGCTTGTGACCAAGGTGCCGCTTGCAGAACCAGCAATCTTAATATGACATTACGTTTCAACAATGTGCCTGAACCGGCTTCAGTCGCGTTATTGGGAATTGGGTTATTGGGTTTAGCTGTTTCGCGTCGAAGAGGTGGGGCAAACATAGAGGCGTAGTTCAAAAGGGTAAAAACCCCCTTTAGTTTAATGCTAGGAACTAAAGGGGAGTAAAAAAGGGCTCTCCCAGATTTCCCGTGGTAGTTCATGATCTCGGCCTAAAACTGAGATTTCAAAGATTAGCAATAAATAATAATTGCTCTTTATTTCAATGGGATGGATTGTATGAGGCAGTTTTTTCGATCTGCAGTCAGCAAAAAAGGGGGTCAGAGTCCTTTTTGGTGTGGAAATTCTCGACAATCTGGTTTTGCCGTCACTGCGGCTGCAGGTGGTTAGCTATACTTGGCTTCTGTTTTTTGAAAAAAGGGGGCAGAGTCCTTTTTGGTGTAGAAATTCTCGACAATTTGGTCTTGCCGTCACTAATTCTGCATGTGGATTGCAATACTAGGTCATTGTTTATATGCAGAAATACAATATTTTCTCATTTGGGCTTTTGTTGCTTGCCTGATGTTGGCTCTGCATGTTGAGTAGGCGGCGCTTGTAGTAGAATGAAAGTCGCTTATTGTTTCTGAGATTCGGTTATGAATGCAATTCCTTTTGATACCCTGCAATTTGCCAACCGACTAAAGGCGGTCGGGTTTTCTGAAGAACAGGCTGCCGTTTTAACAGAATTGCAGAAAACGGCGACGGGTAATACGTTGGAACAGGCGCGGCACGATTATCATCTTGATGATGTGGCGGCTAAGAGGGATTTAAAAGAATTAGAGGCAACGTTGAAGCATGAAATGCGCGAGTTGGACCATAAGATAGAGTTGTTAAGGGCTGACACGCAACGGATGATTGCGGAAAGCAAAGCCGATTTGACTCGCTGGATCATTGGCGCCGGCTTTTTGCAAACCGCGTTAATTATTGGTGTGCTGTTGAAAATTGCTCATTTGATTTGAAATAAAAGGGGCGGAGCCATTTTGCGTGACCTTGTGCAATAAGGGGTCAGAGTCCTTTTTAAGGGGCGTTTTGTGATATACTGCAAGCGTTGTCATCGTATAGCATTGGAGTATAGGGATGGCTTTAGCCCAAGAAGATATCGAGCAAATCCAAAATTTGATTAGGGAGAATATTTCCGAGCGTTTGCTTGCGCAGAATGTAAATGTTCGTTACGAACTGGACTTGCGTGAGCGGACGATTCGCGTTGAGGAAGAACTGAAACATCAACGTGAGTTGATGCTGGAAGGCTTCAAACAGATGGAAAAGCGTTTCGAGCAGGTTGACAAACGCTTTGAACAGATCGATAAGCGCTTTGAACAGATCGATAAACGCTTTGAATTAATCGAAAAGCGTTTTGAACAAATTGACAAGCGCTTTGAGCAAGTAGAAAGGCGTTTCGAACAAATCGACAAGCGGTTTGAACAAGTCGATAAACGTTTCGAGCAAGTCCATTCCGAGATCATGGCTATTCATAGTGAAATTAAGCTGCTCATGCGTTGGGGGGTTGGGACTTTGCTGGCTGTAGCCAGTTTAGTAGTCGCCGTTTTGCGCGTAATGCCTTGACACCTAAGTCTAATGCCCAGGAAACCGCGTTTTTTTCTGCCGGGCGTGCCCGTTCACGCTATTCAACGTGGGAATAATCGGCAGCCTGTCTTTTTTGAAGATGAAGACTATCGTATGTATTTGACTTGGCTGACTGCGGCGGCCGAAAAATATGCTTGTCAAATTCATGCCTACGTGATCATGACCAATCATGTGCACCTTTTAGCGACGCCCGGTCAGCAGGATAGTATCAGTGGCTTGTTTCAATATATCGGTCGGCATTATGTTTCTTATGTCAATAAGAAGTATCAACGCACCGGCACGCTTTGGGAAGGGCGCTATAAAGCCTCTTTGATTGACGAAGAGCCGTATTTGCTAAGTTGCTACCGCTATATCGAGTTAAATCCAGTTCGTGCGGGGATGGTAAGCGCTCCCGAAGACTACCCATGGTCCAGTTATCGATGCAATGCTTTAGGGGAGGATAATCTACTGCTCAAACCACATCGGTTGTATGCTCAGTTGGCTAGGTCTGACGAACAACGGCGCGTTGCGTATCAATCGCTTTTCACTGGCGCGCTAGATGATGCGGTGGTGAATGAGGTAAGAGCCAGCACCCAAAGTGGTACGCCATTGGGTAATCAGCGATTCCATGAGGCGATTGAGCGTTCATTGCAGGTTAAGGTGGGATATGCCCGGCGAGGAAGGCCGGTTAGGCAAGTGTAAAATTTTCTGACGCTTGAGCGAGCGATTAGAAAAATCAAGACTTTGACGGTCACCTGTCCTTTTGGGTAATTTTGTCCGTTGCGCCTTCAGGTTCAAATGCTCTAAGGATTGGTCAAAATAACTTCCAATTTGGTTACCCTCCCCCCAACCCGAAGGAAGAGGGAGTAAAATCCGAAAGTTATTTCAGACGGAATCCTGAGCGCCGAGGCCATGAGTTGTGTCGAGGCGAGATCAACTTTTTCTGGTGTAAAAATTCTCGACAATCTGGTTTTGCTGTCACTGCGGCTGCAGGCGGTTTGCTATACTCGGCTTCTGTTTTTTGTGGAGAAACGCAATGCCTACCATCAGCATGTTTTATGGGATTCTCGTATCAATGTATGTTTTTGATTCGGAGAAGCATCATTTGCCGCATATTCATGTTCGATACAATGAATTCAAGGCATCTATAGCCATTCCGAATGGTGATGTGCTCGAAGGTGTTCTGCCGGCGCGACAAATGAAGCTGGTTCAGGCATGGATAGAATTACATCAGGATGATCTGATGGCCGATTGGTATCTGGCATCGAATGGTCAGACACCATTCAAAATCGATCCCTTGCGCTGAGGGGTGGGATATGACGCCTGATGTGGTACAAGTCACACCACTAACTGATTATTGTCTGGAGGCCGTTTTCGAAAATGGGGAGCGTCGTTGGTTTGATATGAAGCCCTTCCTTTCCTACCCGGCATTTTCTGCACTCACTGAAAAGAATCTATTTATGAAAGCACATGCCGCACATGGCACCGTGACATGGAATGACGAGATTGATCTTTCGCCAGATACCCTTTATCTACGAGGGCGGTCTCTATAGAAGTAAGGGGTCAGCCGAGACCATGACGTGTGTCGAGGCCAGATCATTTTTCTTGGTAGACGAGCATGCTTAACATACCGAAATTTCCTAAAAAGCAATGCGTCATCACGCTATTTCTCTATGGATTGACCCAAGGCGCTTGGGCGCTTGAGGGCGAGTCGCCCGAAGCGCTCAGGCAACTTGCCATGAACCATGAGCATGGCCGGTCTGGTGTCAAGCAAGATTTTCAGCAAGCTTTTCAGTTGTATTGTCAGGCTGCCTTGCAAGGGGATGCGGAATCGGCTTACAACATGGGATTCATGTATTTTAATGGCCGAGGTAAACCACGCGACTTGTCGTTGGCTGTGCATTGGTTCAAGCAAGCGGCCGAGGCCGGCGATAAACATGCTCAAAAAATGCTGGTGCGTTATGTCGATGTTTCTGTGGTTGATGATCAGGCATGCAAGCGACCGGACGCTGAGCCAGAGTTGAAGTTGGCTGCCGACGCCAATCCGAACAAACAAGTGGTTGAAGGCTGGGTCAAACAAATCGCTCCCCATTACGGCATAGACCCAGAGTTGGTTATGGCGGTGATTCGCGCCGAATCGGCATTCAATGCCAGTGCCTTATCCAATAAGAATGCGCAAGGCTTGATGCAGCTCATTCCTGAAACGGCAGCGCGCTTCGGTGTCAAAGACAGTTGGGATCCGATACAGAATATCCAGGGAGGGACCGCGTATTTACACTGGCTGCTCAGGCATTTTGAGGGCAAGGTGGATTTGGTTTTGGCCGCTTATAATGCCGGTGAAGGAGCCGTTGAGCGCTATCATGGCATCCCCCCTTATCAAGAAACGCAGAATTATGTCAGACAAATTCTGACATGGTATCCAAAGCCTTTTCATCCCGTACCCACGCAAGAGCCAGGCAAAATAGTCGTTAGGCAAAAGACCTAGCGAATTGCGCGGCACGCTTTTAGAAGCGGGTCACATATAACTTTAGCGTATCCCCCCTCGTCCAAGTTTCTCTGGAGGAAGGATGGGGAAATCAAGAGCTTTGATCAGAATAGCGCCTAATCATGTCCTGGAAGCCATGTTTTTCCAACAGGCTATAAAGGGTTGGGCGCGTTATTCCCAGCAGCTTGGCGGTTTCCGAGATATTGCCGTCGCTATAATGAAATGCGCGCTTTATGGCGGACAATTCCGCGGCATCACGAACGGTTTTTAAATTTAGCGGCATTGCATGATCCAGAATTTCGCCCATTTCCAAATCGTGCAAAGTTATCAGGTGCTTGTCGGACATTATCACGGCGCGTTTGAGCTTGTTTTCCATTTCCCTGACGTTGCCCGGCCAGGCGTAGTTTTCTAGTGCCTGTATGGCTTCTGGCGACAAGCGTTTTTCTTTGCAGTTGTGTTCGTTGCAGAAACGCTTTAGCAACGCGTTTGCTATGACCAAAATATCGCCCTCGCGTTCTCGTAAAGGGGGAATGTCGATGGTGATTTCGCTCAGGCGATAAAATAAATCGCCACGGAATGCATTTTGCGCAATCAATTCCTGCAGGTTGCGATGGGTGGCGCAAATGATGCGCACATCGACCGGAATTTCCTTGCGCCCGCCTAAGCGTTCGATGACGCGCTCCTGGATGAAGCGTAGCAGTTTGGCTTGTAGTGAGAATGGTAAGTCGCCGATTTCATCGAGGAAAAAAGTGCCGCCGTCCGCATATTCTATTTTGCCTTTGGTTTGTGCTACCGCGCCGGTAAAAGCGCCTTTTTCATAACCAAATAATTCGCTTTCCAATAAGGTTTCTGGAATGGCCGCGCAATTGACCGCAACGAAGGGGTGCTTGGCGCGCGGACTTTTTTGATGTATCGCCTTGGCGAGCAATTCCTTGCCGGTTCCACTGTCGCCTGACAGCAGCACGGTGGCTTGGGTTGGCGCGATCCGATCGACCATGCGCATCACGTTTTGCATCTGCGGACTGGTGGCGATGATGCCCGCTGAAGAGCTTTGCTGACATTGCAGATTGCGGAAATCGCGTTCCAGGGTTTGTAGATGGAATGCCCGCGCGATAATCAAGTTGAGAACATCCGGATCGACCGGCTTTTGATAAAAATCGTAGGCACCAAGCGCGATGGCGTCGATGGCATTGGTTCGGTCGTCGTTTCCCGTGACTACGATGATTTTTGTATGCGGGGCTAAAGCGAGTATTTCTTTCAGGGTGGCAATGCCCTCGCTGGCATTGGTTGGGTCAGGAGGCAGGCCGAGGTCGAGCGTTACAACGCCCGGTGTGTAGCGTCTTAATGCGGCAATTGCTTCCGCGCGATTGCTGGCGATGATCGTTTCATACTGGTCCAGACTCCACTTTAACTGTTTTTGTAAGCCGGGGTCGTCTTCAACTATTAACAGAACATTGGATTGGCTCATTCTGTGCCTGATTTCGTCAGTGGTAGATGTAAGGTTATCGTGGTGCCTTTGCCGGGTTGGCTCTCGACATCGAGTTGTCCATGGTTTTTTAGAATATAGTCTCTGGCTTCATAGGCACCTATGCCCATGCCTGCGTTACCTTTGGTGGTGTCGAAGGGCTTGAATAAGCGTTCGGCTATGAATTTTTCATCCATGCCGATACCGTTGTCGATGATTTTGAGGGCAGCATAGTCACCTTCTATGTTTAGGGAAAGTTTAACCCAGCCATCGGGTTTTTGCTTGGTGGCGTCCTGGGCATTTTGTATCAGGTTGCTAATGATGCTGGCCAGTTTTATCGAGTCTGCCTTGATGGCGCAGTCTTCGGTCGCAATTGCCAATTGCACTTCCGGGTGGCCGATATGTTGTTTCTGAATTTTTCGTAAAAACTCACCTAGATCAATCAGCGTGGCGGGCGATGTGGGCGGTTTTCCTTGTTTTAATTGATCGACGATGCGCTGCATTTTGTTCACGACATTATGCAAGGTGTCTAGGGTGTCATCGAAAAATTCAGGATTGTGCTTATGCTTGTCGGCATTTTTTACAATCAATGAGATTTGAGCCGCAATGTTTTTCAGATCATGTACGAGGTACGCCGAGAGCCTATGATAAGCCTCGAACTGGCGATTGCTGGCCAAAGCTTCGCTGGCTTTGCTGAGAGCAATGGCATTGGCAAGTTGCATCCCTACCGTTTTTAAAAGATCATGGTCCTCCCAATTAAGTTTGCGAGGGGCTCTGGGTTGGGTTAAAGCGACAAAAGCTTCTAGGTGGTTGAGATGAAATAAGGGGATAATCAGCCATATCTGACTGTCCTCGTAGCACCATGGGGACAAATCAATATCATCGTAAACCTCCGGGGTGTGGGCTAGTTCAAAAAAATCGATCACCCATTGCTTGTTGGCTAAATATTCAGGCAGGTGCCGATTATTTTTTAAATGCGTAAGTTCTTGCGATGGAATGCGAAAGTTCTGTGTCGCTGCCAACACAAATTCGCCCTGATCATTTTTTAACCAAAGCCCGCCGCCACAGCTTTCTACCAGGTTGGTAAGGGTGGTGATAATAAAAGTTTTCAGCTCTTCCAGCGACTCGAGTTTTGCCAGTGACTTACTGATTTTTAGCCATTCTTCACGGTAGTCGTAACTGTAGTGGAAAAAGTGCTTGCTAAAATAAACTTTTGCCAAGGCCCTAATCTTTCCCGAGGTAAAGGAGATCACCAATAACAGAAGGGCTAGGAAAATGAATAAGGTTTGAAGGGTTTCGCCCCACACTGCGTCTGTGTGTTTCAGATAATAGCCGGCAACTGACATCAGCAGCAGATAGATGCCGCAACCGAGTAGAATTGTGGTGTAAAAAGTTGTTTTTCGCGGGCTTGTATGTTTTGTCTTTGCGTCACTCGCCTCGACGGGGGGTATGCGGGTGATGGCAATTCCTAGTAAAGGCGCCGTTAAGGCGTTGAGAAGGCCGCGGGTTTGCCAAAGAGAGACATCTAATTGCTTGTAAAGTAAGGATTTACTATAGACCATGAAGTCAATCGCAAAGATGGCGCTAAGGGCAAGGCAGGCAAATTTTATGTTCCAACGTTCGGAGAGAGGGGTATTACGGTATAGTTGTTCGATAAGAATGAGTCCCGAGATTGCAAAGATCACATGAGAAAAGAAGCGTGGGTCCATGTGCGTCCAGGTACGAATCCAATCCAAGAAGGCTGGAAAAGTCTCTATACTTACTACAAAAAGAACAAGCCCGCCAAATGCTGGTGTGAGTGGGCAGTCCTTGAGATATTGGAAGGCATTGCCGCTAAGTTGCTTTGACAATAAAGTCGCCAGGAATAAAATCCAGGATGTATTGCGTAAGGTTTCATAAACCAGTGTATCGGCCAGAAAAAATTGTTCATCCAGGGTCGTTTGTATGATTTTTAGGCTCCAAATTATGGATAGCAGCGTGGCTATCCTGAATGACATGTTGCGTTGTGTTCTGGTAAACGAAAATAACAGTAAAGCTCCGAAAGCAAGTGCGCTGGCTGAATAACTGAAAAAAATGAAATGGTCCATGCTTAAGATATGCTGGAGATGCCTTGTATTTAGGGCTTTATTATAGCGTTAAGGCAGGCGCGATTGTGACGGATAGGCTTGGCAATCAACTTAGGAAGGCATGAAACAAATTCTGTACGAGATTATAAATAATCCACAATTTTCCGAAGGTTCTGCATGGAAGCGTTGTTTTTTTCGCGCGGGGGAAAAAATCCTTGAAAAGGACACTATCGGGAATACTTTGTTTTTTCTTGATGAAGGACAAGTAAGAATCTTGGGGGGAGCTGAAATCGAAGGGAATATCCGAATTACTCCAGGGCTTTGTGATTTGCAGGCAGGGGCTATATTCGGCGATATTTGTTTGTATGGCAATCATCGGAGGACGGCCACTGTTGTGGCGCTTACTGATGTGAATGTCATAGAAATTCGTAGCGATATGCTGAGTGTATTTTTGGATGATCATCCTGTCCAAGGGTATTTGTTTTTAAAAGCCTTGTTTCAAATTATGGTGCTACGCTTGGAGTTAGCCAACGAAAGAATCGAGAAACTTTTGGCATGGGGCATCAAAGCGCATGACATTGATAAATATCTTTGATTGCTTGCTTAATATCATTTTTTAGGGGTCGACTTTAATTATGAATAGCGAACCTAATCTCTCTCTCACGGAAAGCTTTGAACGTTATTTTCGCGTGGAGTTGGCGGTATCGGAAGCCCAGAAAAGGCAGGTATTCGGCATAAGATATAGGGTGTATTGTGAAGAGTTTAAATACGAACCCACCGATCACTTTCCCGAGCAATTAGAAATTGACGAATATGACCAGTTTTCTAGGCATTGTCTGATTGTGCATCGTAGCACAGGTACGCCCGCCGGTTGCGTGCGATTGGTTCCGGCATTAGGTGAGTGCGATGTTGATCCGTTGCCATTGGAGAAATATTGTCGAACCAGTTTGGATTGGGGGTATATCGAGAATCTAAAATTGGATCGCAATACAGTTTGCGAAATTTCGCGATTGGCTGTGGATGGGGCGTTCCGTCGTCGTACGGGGGAGTCCTTGACGAGGTTTGGTCAAATTAATGGGCTGACTATTGATGCTCAAGAGCAAAGAAGTTTTTCATTGATTGCGGTAGCTTGTTTTCTTGCAGCGACAGCGTTAACCGTGATGGATGGTAGAACCAACGTATTTGCGATGATGGAACCCTTTTTGCCTCGTTTGATGCATCGATCCGGTATCGATTTCCAGCGTGTGGGGAAAGATATGGATTATCATGGCATAAGGGCGCCATATTTCATTACTAGCCAGTCCGCTTTGAATAATATGCATAGCGATTTGGCCTGTTTATATCAATGGATTCAGGAAAGTTTAAAAACAAATATTCCGTAAATTAACTGGTTTTAAAGTATTTATCGACGAGATAAATTTTGTGATATTTTATGGCTTTTGAATAGCATATTTTTCGAGTAGTGCATTTGTTTAAGATTAATAATTTAGAGAAAATCGGTTAGTTGTGGGTCCGTTATGCGGGAAAAGCGGCATAACTGTTTTACGCCCGGTATTGTGGGATTAACACACCGCCGCGTACC
Proteins encoded:
- the prsR gene encoding PEP-CTERM-box response regulator transcription factor; its protein translation is MSQSNVLLIVEDDPGLQKQLKWSLDQYETIIASNRAEAIAALRRYTPGVVTLDLGLPPDPTNASEGIATLKEILALAPHTKIIVVTGNDDRTNAIDAIALGAYDFYQKPVDPDVLNLIIARAFHLQTLERDFRNLQCQQSSSAGIIATSPQMQNVMRMVDRIAPTQATVLLSGDSGTGKELLAKAIHQKSPRAKHPFVAVNCAAIPETLLESELFGYEKGAFTGAVAQTKGKIEYADGGTFFLDEIGDLPFSLQAKLLRFIQERVIERLGGRKEIPVDVRIICATHRNLQELIAQNAFRGDLFYRLSEITIDIPPLREREGDILVIANALLKRFCNEHNCKEKRLSPEAIQALENYAWPGNVREMENKLKRAVIMSDKHLITLHDLEMGEILDHAMPLNLKTVRDAAELSAIKRAFHYSDGNISETAKLLGITRPTLYSLLEKHGFQDMIRRYSDQSS
- a CDS encoding PEP-CTERM sorting domain-containing protein; translation: MSILGFLVLFLYKSISWNNWHMMCFIFGVLSIILTWRNLMKIANKLAVVMALSALSIGNAQAAAAKINTGVDQNFDGDSVTDVFFDLGLFPNATSNYTGASLADGFLNPGDIANFSDSGQVLVQALNPLSTVINDVEGFGNSWTLNAVYSVSGTAQYLGTVNYDLNNIATGTLFNANEGFLPTFVSGTLELVLVNPSNSLGAGVNGTKLLELTLTGGSTSIGNILLNGVVDYSWYNALAYNANQQWLIENMFQFATGQTFFAAGSGTNIGKLAWRDDFNIDPNLVPRFGQSNFYAPEGTKSKACDQGAACRTSNLNMTLRFNNVPEPASVALLGIGLLGLAVSRRRGGANIEA
- a CDS encoding DUF2442 domain-containing protein, translated to MTPDVVQVTPLTDYCLEAVFENGERRWFDMKPFLSYPAFSALTEKNLFMKAHAAHGTVTWNDEIDLSPDTLYLRGRSL
- a CDS encoding transglycosylase SLT domain-containing protein, translated to MLNIPKFPKKQCVITLFLYGLTQGAWALEGESPEALRQLAMNHEHGRSGVKQDFQQAFQLYCQAALQGDAESAYNMGFMYFNGRGKPRDLSLAVHWFKQAAEAGDKHAQKMLVRYVDVSVVDDQACKRPDAEPELKLAADANPNKQVVEGWVKQIAPHYGIDPELVMAVIRAESAFNASALSNKNAQGLMQLIPETAARFGVKDSWDPIQNIQGGTAYLHWLLRHFEGKVDLVLAAYNAGEGAVERYHGIPPYQETQNYVRQILTWYPKPFHPVPTQEPGKIVVRQKT
- a CDS encoding DUF4160 domain-containing protein; this encodes MPTISMFYGILVSMYVFDSEKHHLPHIHVRYNEFKASIAIPNGDVLEGVLPARQMKLVQAWIELHQDDLMADWYLASNGQTPFKIDPLR
- a CDS encoding REP-associated tyrosine transposase; this translates as MPRKPRFFLPGVPVHAIQRGNNRQPVFFEDEDYRMYLTWLTAAAEKYACQIHAYVIMTNHVHLLATPGQQDSISGLFQYIGRHYVSYVNKKYQRTGTLWEGRYKASLIDEEPYLLSCYRYIELNPVRAGMVSAPEDYPWSSYRCNALGEDNLLLKPHRLYAQLARSDEQRRVAYQSLFTGALDDAVVNEVRASTQSGTPLGNQRFHEAIERSLQVKVGYARRGRPVRQV
- a CDS encoding ThiF family adenylyltransferase; the protein is MTVFDYQQAFSRNIGWVTQQEQETLRRKKIAIAGLGGVGGSHLLTLTRLGIGAFHIADFDKFELPNFNRQAGATVSHLDRPKTDVLAEMALDINPELQINKFPHGVTMDNLSEFFTGVDVYVDALDFFAFDARERVFAYCAEHGIPAITAAPLGMGTALLNFLPGQMTFEEYFRLQGKSETDKILHFLLGLSPAMLQRGYLVDQGAVDLLNHKGPSTPMACELCAGVAATQALKILLKRGKVLAAPWGLQFDAYTNKMIKTWRPGGNRHPIQCLGLFMAKRQFLHLGGGQE
- a CDS encoding ABC transporter permease, which gives rise to MNTVVIPVAIRMLSHNLLRFVMTIVGIAIAFFLAAAQIGLLVGWINTNSAIIRHAGVDIWVMAEQTRAFDYGTAIPRHRVQQVSSIPGVAWAEGMLMGWATWQHPDGKRINVEIVGLDTRHAGGPWKMLAGDIENIEQPETVIIDELSYDVLGLRNLGDEAEIEGNRVILGGISSEVRTFTAAPFVFTSIENALRYSPYYKDEEISYVLAKIEPGASLTEVRDRIASEVSNVEVLTTSEFAERSVKYWMLETGVGITVIITAILGLLVGVVIMSQTLFAITQDHIGNYATLLALGFHQKTLRQIVLSQSLSLGGLGILFGTVLFILASNASARSPIPLETTPLVSAGLIAFSLLCCLGASWFSIRAIFKLDPVSVFHG
- a CDS encoding CCDC90 family protein; translated protein: MNAIPFDTLQFANRLKAVGFSEEQAAVLTELQKTATGNTLEQARHDYHLDDVAAKRDLKELEATLKHEMRELDHKIELLRADTQRMIAESKADLTRWIIGAGFLQTALIIGVLLKIAHLI